Proteins from a single region of Bradyrhizobium diazoefficiens:
- a CDS encoding cysteine hydrolase, with amino-acid sequence MSDKKSDVAEIRDAVHLCIDMQNIFAPGGLWQTPWMERVLPTIVEMVSRHQPRTIFTRFITPKTPEDRPGQWQHYFRRWHQATRDHLPPSALELVPALARYVPPLRIIDKPAYSAFSNPALASLLVELGIGTVVISGAETDVCVLSTVLSAVDLGFRVVLVEDAVCSSSDVGHDALMTMYRTRFHGQVDLVTSEELAERWRE; translated from the coding sequence ATGAGCGACAAAAAATCGGATGTTGCCGAAATCCGGGACGCAGTCCATCTCTGCATCGATATGCAAAACATCTTCGCTCCCGGCGGTCTCTGGCAAACGCCCTGGATGGAGCGGGTGCTGCCGACGATCGTCGAGATGGTCTCGCGCCATCAGCCGCGGACGATCTTCACGCGCTTCATTACGCCAAAAACCCCGGAAGACCGTCCCGGTCAGTGGCAACACTATTTTCGGCGTTGGCATCAGGCGACCCGCGATCATCTTCCGCCGTCCGCGCTTGAGCTCGTGCCGGCGCTGGCACGTTACGTGCCTCCGCTGCGTATCATCGACAAGCCGGCCTACTCGGCGTTCAGCAATCCCGCCTTGGCAAGCCTGCTGGTTGAGCTCGGCATTGGGACGGTGGTGATATCAGGCGCGGAGACGGACGTTTGCGTGCTCTCGACGGTGCTGAGCGCCGTCGATCTCGGCTTCAGGGTCGTCCTTGTGGAGGACGCGGTGTGCAGCTCGTCGGATGTCGGTCACGATGCACTGATGACGATGTACCGAACGCGCTTCCACGGTCAGGTGGATCTGGTGACGTCGGAGGAATTGGCCGAGCGTTGGCGCGAATAG
- a CDS encoding DUF3341 domain-containing protein: MAEQLYGVLAEFESPEDLLAATRQAREAGYRDLDAFTPFPVEGLDRVLRLPRATVSFVGLGGAIAGAGAALFMQFYVNYDYPLNVGGRPIYAISAFAVVTFELTILFSALAMLVAMLWQNGLPRLNYPVFGARRFHRASRDRFFLCVNAQDALFDERDTRAFLTEAGALSVELIPR, encoded by the coding sequence ATGGCTGAGCAGCTCTACGGCGTACTCGCGGAGTTTGAAAGTCCTGAAGACCTGCTGGCGGCAACGCGTCAGGCGAGAGAGGCGGGCTACCGCGATCTTGACGCCTTTACGCCGTTTCCAGTCGAGGGGCTCGACCGTGTCCTTCGCCTTCCACGGGCCACGGTTTCCTTCGTTGGCCTCGGCGGAGCAATCGCCGGTGCCGGCGCCGCGCTTTTCATGCAATTCTACGTCAATTACGATTATCCCCTCAATGTCGGTGGGCGTCCGATCTACGCGATCTCGGCTTTCGCGGTCGTGACGTTCGAGCTCACCATCCTGTTCTCTGCGCTCGCCATGCTGGTCGCGATGCTCTGGCAGAATGGGCTTCCGCGGCTCAACTATCCCGTGTTCGGTGCCCGGCGATTTCACCGCGCCAGCAGGGACCGGTTCTTCCTCTGCGTGAACGCGCAGGACGCGCTGTTCGACGAACGAGATACGCGCGCGTTCCTGACGGAGGCAGGCGCGCTTTCGGTCGAGCTTATCCCGAGATGA
- a CDS encoding flavodoxin family protein, producing MTEPDVRKGMPPVKLSRAEFERRYRSEFVDPAFAQLQRELDAIIGAAWDAYSNSRKAPLTRKAGAGFADPDYDLAVDWLDARAAVLDAQRRHDDANATPRILIVNGSARSEHTCPGEMSKTWRMVKLAEPVFIEMGFAVDILDLSRLTSEFGKTIHPCKSCVATAMPLCHWPCSCYPNYSLGQTSDWMNEIYPLWVAAHGILIVTPVNWYHVPGGLKAMMDRLVCADGGNPDPTSTHGKKAAEAKAIELKGWSYPRHLAGRHFGLIVHGDSVGAEGVRRALSDWLTDMHLISAGRFGELDSYVGYMEPYATSHRELDEDSKFQREVLNVARALGKAVRLARSGQLQEPDAGLQEPIPK from the coding sequence ATGACGGAACCCGACGTTCGCAAGGGGATGCCGCCGGTCAAGCTGTCGCGTGCTGAATTCGAACGCCGTTATAGAAGCGAGTTCGTTGATCCCGCCTTCGCGCAGCTCCAGCGCGAGCTCGACGCGATCATCGGCGCCGCCTGGGACGCCTACAGCAATTCACGCAAAGCACCGTTGACGCGGAAGGCGGGCGCCGGCTTCGCCGACCCGGATTACGATCTGGCCGTCGATTGGCTGGACGCCCGCGCTGCGGTGTTGGATGCGCAGCGGCGGCACGACGATGCCAACGCGACCCCGCGCATTCTCATCGTCAACGGCTCCGCCCGCAGCGAGCACACCTGTCCCGGGGAGATGTCCAAGACCTGGCGCATGGTCAAGCTGGCCGAGCCTGTGTTCATCGAAATGGGATTTGCCGTCGACATCCTTGACCTCTCGCGCCTCACGTCCGAATTTGGAAAGACTATTCATCCCTGCAAATCGTGCGTCGCCACCGCGATGCCGCTCTGCCACTGGCCGTGCAGCTGCTATCCGAACTACTCGCTCGGCCAGACCAGCGACTGGATGAACGAGATCTATCCGCTCTGGGTCGCAGCTCACGGCATCCTGATCGTGACGCCGGTGAACTGGTATCACGTCCCGGGCGGCCTCAAAGCGATGATGGACCGCCTGGTCTGCGCCGACGGGGGCAACCCGGACCCGACATCGACCCACGGCAAGAAGGCGGCTGAAGCCAAGGCGATCGAGTTGAAAGGTTGGTCGTACCCGCGTCATCTCGCTGGCCGGCATTTCGGGCTGATCGTTCACGGCGACAGCGTCGGAGCCGAGGGTGTGCGCCGGGCTCTGTCCGATTGGCTGACCGACATGCACCTGATCTCGGCGGGCCGCTTCGGCGAGCTCGACAGCTACGTCGGCTACATGGAGCCATACGCGACCTCTCATCGCGAACTCGATGAAGACAGCAAGTTTCAGCGGGAAGTATTGAATGTGGCGCGTGCGCTCGGCAAGGCCGTCCGGCTCGCCCGGAGCGGACAGCTGCAGGAACCGGATGCTGGCCTTCAAGAACCGATTCCCAAATGA
- a CDS encoding SCO family protein, with protein sequence MPARAAVPASALDQVGLVPRVNELLPLQLPMTDVSDRTAPLQSWLGGVPTIWILADYTCETLCGPAISIASNALADTGLSAGQDFRLIVVGFDPKDGSAQALAMKSEQVSPRGGLPEQSYFLRADAGDLSTLIDAFGVRTVYDREHDQFAHPAAAFVVTPEGRISRALSALSVDAASLRLALVEAGQGRVGRWTDQVHLLCYGFDPASGAYTLAARRLLLAGTSITVIVLALLIGLLFRRELAARQQ encoded by the coding sequence TTGCCGGCGCGCGCTGCCGTCCCCGCATCGGCGCTTGATCAAGTCGGCCTCGTTCCACGCGTCAATGAGCTGCTTCCTTTGCAGCTCCCGATGACCGACGTGAGCGATCGCACCGCGCCGTTGCAAAGCTGGCTTGGAGGCGTCCCCACGATCTGGATCCTGGCCGATTACACCTGCGAAACACTCTGCGGACCGGCGATTTCGATTGCTTCCAACGCGCTGGCCGACACCGGCTTGAGCGCCGGTCAGGACTTCCGGCTGATCGTCGTCGGCTTCGATCCCAAGGACGGCTCGGCTCAGGCACTGGCGATGAAAAGCGAGCAGGTGAGCCCAAGGGGCGGCCTGCCCGAGCAGAGCTATTTTCTGCGTGCAGACGCCGGCGATTTGAGCACGCTGATCGACGCGTTCGGAGTTCGGACGGTCTATGATCGCGAGCATGACCAGTTCGCGCACCCCGCGGCCGCCTTCGTCGTCACGCCTGAGGGGAGGATTTCGCGGGCCCTCTCCGCTCTGTCGGTCGATGCCGCGAGCCTGCGTCTTGCGCTGGTTGAGGCGGGCCAGGGGCGCGTCGGACGCTGGACCGATCAGGTTCACCTGCTCTGTTATGGCTTCGACCCCGCAAGCGGCGCCTATACGCTGGCGGCGCGCCGGCTGCTGCTTGCCGGCACTTCGATAACCGTCATTGTCCTTGCCCTGCTGATCGGGCTTCTCTTTCGTCGCGAGCTCGCGGCCAGGCAGCAGTGA
- a CDS encoding cytochrome c, whose protein sequence is MTRFAIIIAFAGLLAACDQNMDEQPRYSEYSRAPLFRGSVLRRPPANTIARDDLEREKAAATRPRLTPELLARGRQRFGIFCSPCHGAGGDGTGIVVQRGMPRPTSYHDERLLAADDQHFFDVITNGYGAMYSYAARVPPADRWAIVAYIRALQLSRHASLDDVPADERARLESSP, encoded by the coding sequence ATGACCAGGTTCGCGATCATCATTGCATTCGCCGGCTTGCTGGCCGCTTGCGACCAGAACATGGACGAGCAGCCACGCTACAGTGAATATTCAAGAGCGCCACTGTTCCGCGGCAGCGTGCTGCGCCGGCCGCCAGCTAACACAATTGCCCGAGACGATCTCGAACGGGAGAAGGCCGCTGCCACCAGACCGCGGCTCACGCCCGAGCTGCTGGCGAGAGGACGGCAGCGTTTTGGCATCTTCTGTTCGCCATGCCATGGTGCCGGTGGCGACGGCACCGGTATCGTCGTGCAACGCGGCATGCCGCGCCCGACGAGCTATCACGACGAGCGGCTGCTTGCCGCCGACGATCAGCACTTCTTCGACGTCATCACCAATGGCTATGGTGCGATGTATTCCTACGCTGCACGCGTGCCGCCGGCGGATCGCTGGGCGATCGTGGCCTATATCCGCGCGCTTCAGCTCAGCCGCCACGCCTCGCTCGACGACGTTCCTGCGGATGAGCGGGCCAGGCTGGAGAGCTCGCCGTGA
- a CDS encoding DUF72 domain-containing protein, with the protein MARVLIGTSGWHYDSWRGPFFPEGLPLKQQLRYYASQFETTELNGVFYRTPTPEAVEAWREQTGGDFVFAWKASKFITHWKRLTDRSQNSLELLEDRFSVLRGKGGPILFQLPPQFEANADRLASFFKLLSSKRRYSFEFRHPSWYQPRILRMLADENISLCLSDHHDAPAPWKRTADFVYVRGHGPSGRYHGHYTRPTLTQWARRIKSWKRQGCDVYVYFDNDQKSAAPADALKLKALL; encoded by the coding sequence ATGGCGCGCGTTCTGATTGGCACGTCGGGCTGGCATTACGATTCCTGGCGCGGTCCTTTCTTTCCTGAAGGTCTGCCGCTGAAGCAGCAGCTTCGCTACTACGCCAGTCAGTTCGAGACCACCGAGCTGAACGGTGTGTTCTATCGGACGCCGACACCGGAAGCGGTCGAGGCATGGCGAGAACAGACCGGCGGCGATTTCGTCTTCGCCTGGAAGGCGTCCAAATTCATCACGCATTGGAAACGGCTGACCGACCGTTCTCAAAACAGCCTCGAGCTGCTGGAGGATCGCTTTTCAGTCCTGCGCGGAAAGGGAGGGCCCATCCTGTTCCAGCTGCCACCTCAATTCGAGGCCAACGCCGACAGGCTCGCCTCCTTCTTCAAGCTGCTTTCGAGCAAACGCCGCTACAGTTTCGAGTTTCGTCATCCGAGCTGGTATCAACCCCGCATCCTGCGGATGCTGGCTGACGAAAACATCTCGCTCTGCCTGTCGGACCACCACGATGCGCCGGCCCCGTGGAAACGCACGGCGGACTTCGTCTATGTGCGCGGACACGGTCCGAGCGGGCGGTATCACGGCCATTATACCCGGCCGACGCTGACACAATGGGCGCGGCGCATCAAATCGTGGAAGCGGCAAGGCTGCGACGTCTATGTCTATTTCGACAACGACCAGAAAAGCGCGGCCCCCGCCGACGCGCTAAAGCTGAAGGCGCTGCTCTAG
- a CDS encoding four-helix bundle copper-binding protein: MAYTEDMTRCIELCMSCYRTCLGTAMNHCLETGGKHVEAKHFRLMMACAEMCRTSAHFMLINTPHHKHTCGECAEICTECSQDCERIGGMDECVAICRSCAESCRAVAA; the protein is encoded by the coding sequence ATGGCGTACACCGAAGACATGACCCGCTGCATCGAGCTCTGCATGAGCTGCTACCGGACTTGCCTCGGCACGGCGATGAACCACTGTCTTGAGACCGGCGGCAAACATGTCGAGGCCAAACATTTTCGTTTGATGATGGCCTGCGCCGAAATGTGTCGGACATCCGCGCACTTCATGCTGATCAACACCCCGCATCATAAGCACACCTGCGGCGAATGTGCCGAGATTTGCACGGAATGCTCACAGGATTGCGAGCGCATCGGAGGCATGGATGAATGCGTCGCCATATGTCGCTCGTGCGCCGAATCCTGCCGCGCCGTGGCTGCCTGA